The sequence GACATCCTGCTGCGGCACGAGATCGATATCGGCCCCAACGAAACCTCCGGCGAGTTGCAGGGACGCCTGGCTGAACTGGGCGCACGAGTGCTGACCGAAGCGATTGCCGGGCTGCACACGGGAACGCTCCTCGCCCAGCAACAGCGCGAAGAGGAGATGACGCTCGCACCGATGATCAAGAAGGCAGACGGCCACATCGACTGGACGCACCCGGCTGTCCACCTCGCTCGCATGGTCCGCGCCTTCAATCCGTGGCCTTCCGCTTACACCCGTCTCGGCGGCAAGCAGCTGAATATTCACCGTGCCCACGCCGACGCAGGTGGCGGCGCCGCGCCACCGGGAACCGTCGTGACGATCAACCGGGGCTTCTCCGTGGCGACGGGCAAGGGCGTGCTCGTACTTGAAGAGGTGCAACTCGAAGGCCGCAAACGGTTGGCGGCGGCAGAGTTCGCCCGGGGAGCCGTCAAAGTCGGAACGGTGCTCGGTGAGTGAGATTCCCCTCCTTGCCAAGGGACTGTCGATTTTCGCCCAGCGGGCACCCCTCGATACGCCGCCAGAAGAGGGCGGCTCGGGGCGAGCGGTTCCATGTTGAATTCAGAGGGTTTTCACCGTTCACCCCGAGTAGGCCGCATTTTCTCAGGGGCCGTATCGAGGGGCCACTCGCGTTTATCGACAGTCCCCCAAGGAAGGGGGATCCAAGAAGAAAGCATCTCACTTCTGTGAATCGGATCACAAGCACTAGTCCTTCGTCGGACCCCCGCGCCATGGCCTGGGAGATCCTCCGGCGCGTCGAAGAAGAGGGCGCGTACGCTGATGCGCTGCTCGGGAACGCACCGAACGCGCCCACACTGGCGGCGCGCGACCGCGCGCTGCTTACCCGCCTGGTGTACAGCACGCTTGCCTGGCAGGGCTACCTGGACCACGTCCTCGCCGCCTTTTGCCGCCGGCCTCCGGCAGCGCTGGACGCACCGGTACGTACGCTCCTCCGCTTGACGCTCTGCCAGATCTGCGTGCTCACCAAGATTCCCCCGTTCGCGGCGGTGAACACCGCGGTGGAGCTGGCCAAACGCTTTCGGGGCGGGGCGGCGGCCGGTCTCGTCAATGCCGTTTTGCGCCGTGCGGCCACCAGCTGGCGCGATGTCCAGTTCCCCTCGCGCCAGGATGATCCCATCGGGTACCTCTCGGCCCGACTATCGCACCCGCGCTGGCTGGTCGAACGCTGGGTGGCACAGTACGGCCTCGACGAAGCGGAAGCGATGCTACGTGCCAACAACGAACCGGCGCCCACGGCACTCCGCGTGAACCGACTCAGCGGCGACCCGGCGAAGCTCTTGGAGGAATGGCGCCGGGCGGGGCGTGCGGCAGAAGCGTCTCCGTACTCACCCGTCGGCATTCGCGTCGCCGATGGTGGGCCGGCGGAGGCCATGCCTGGGTATGCAACCGGGATATTCTCGGTGCAGGGAGAGGCATCACAACTGGTAAGCTTTCTGCTGGGCGCCCAGGCGGGCGAGCGCATCTTGGACGTTTGCGCCGCGCCCGGAGGCAAGGCAACACATTTGGCGGAGCTGATGGATAACCGCGGCGAGCTGGTCGCTATCGACGTCAGTGCCCGGGGGATCGAGCGGCTGGCGCGCATGGCGCAGCGTCTCGGGCTGTCGATTCTGCATCCGGCGGTAGCCGACGCGACCACCTGGCATCCCGCCGACGGCAAGTTCGATCGGGTCCTCCTCGATGCACCCTGTTCCGGATTAGGCACGCTGCGCCAGCATCCGGAAATCAGATGGCGCCGCACGCCGGAAGATATTGCATCGCTGGCGGCGTTGCAGCGGCAGCTACTGCTGCGCGCGGCGGAGTGGGTCCGGCCCGGCGGTGTCCTGGTGTATGCCACCTGTACCCTGAGTTCCGAAGAGAACGACGAGGTGATCGGTCGCTTCCTGCATGAACAGCCGTTGTTTCTGGTCGATGATCCTCGCCCGTTCCTACCCGCTCAGGCCCGTGAACTGGTCGGCCGCGGTGACGCGTTGCGCACCTTTCCGCATCAGCATGACCTCGACGGCTTCTTCGCCGTCCGGTTGAAGGCGCGCGGATAGCACGATATCGTCCGCTGGTGATCACCATCGCGCCATCCATCCTGTCGGCAGACTTCGCCCGCCTGGGCGAGGAGGTCCGCGCCGTCGAAGCCGCGGGGGCGGACTGGCTCCATCTCGACGTCATGGACGGTCACTTCGTGCCGAACCTCACCATCGGCCCAGCAGTGGTCCGCGCCGTCCGCAAGGCCACCCGCCTCACGCTCGACACCCATCTGATGATTGAGGATCCGCAGCGCTTCATCCCGCCCTTTGCCCAAGCCGGGACGGATTTCATTTCCGTGCATCAAGAGATCTCCGCCAATCTCCCCGATCTCATTCGCCAGATTCGAGACGAGGGAGTTCGTCCAGCCGTAGCGATCAATCCCGACACGCCGCTGGAAACCGTCGCAGACATCCTTCCGTCGATCGATCTGCTGCTGATCATGAGCGTCCATCCTGGCTTCGCCGCCCAGGCGTTCATCGAATCCGTGATGGAGAAGATCGCCCAAGCCGCACGTTGGAAGCGGGAACGAGGGCTCTCCTACCTGATCGAGGTGGACGGCGGGATCAAGGTGGACAACACGGCTCGGGTCGCCGCTGCCGGGGCCGAGGTGTTCGTCTCGGGCTCTGGCATTTTCGGCACCGCAAACTACCGCGACACCATTGCGGCCATGCGGCGCGCCGCAGACCAGGCCTCGCGCCTGCCCTGATAACTCACGCCCTGGTCGGCAGCTACAACGCCCACGGCAAGCTCGCGCTCGGACATCTGCCGACTGCTGAAGAGGTTGGCGATACGTGGCATTTCAACTTCCAGGATGTGTATGCCGCCGGCAAGGGCCAGAGCGAATTTCTCCATCCGAACGGCGCGAGTCCCACCTGGGGAATGAACTGGGACGAGGACCAGCGCGCCGGTGAGTATCCCAACGCCTACTTCTTCTATCTCCCGCGCCTCTGCAATCACTGCACGCGACCCTCGTGCGTCGAAGCCTGCCCACACGGCGCCATGTACAAGCGGCCTGAGAGCGCCTCCACCCTGACCCTCCTCCGTTCGCGGAGAGGCTCACTGGAGGAGGGGACTGGATCCGGACTCCGCCTCCGGTCCCCTCCCCTGTTGCCACTTCCGGCAACGGGGGAAGGCTAGGGTGGAGGCGCAAACAGACGCGGCACTTGTTATACAAGCGACCGATGCCTGAACCCCCACGCCGCCGCTGGCGATCCTCCGCGGCAGGGCAATCTCACGCCCGCGAGTTACGCCGCGCTCTCACCCCCGCCGAGCAACAACTCTGGCAGCACTTGCGATCCCGCCAACTCGCGGGCTACGGCTTTCGGCGCCAGTACCCGGTCGGCCGCTTCATCGTTAACTTCTTTTGCCCGGCGGCACAGCTGGTCATCGAAGTCGATGGAGATAGTCACGCCGAGCAGACCGACTATGACGCCGAACGGACTCGCTGGCTGAACGAACAGAAGGGCTACACCGTACTTCGTTTCACCAATGGTGATGTGCATCACAATCTGACGGCCGTGCTGGACGCCATAGTCGCGGCCCTAACACGGCCTCCACCCTGAGCGGCCTCCACCCTAACCCTCCTCCGTTCGCGGAGATGCTCACTGGAGGAGGGAACCGGAATCTGGACTTCCCCTCCTGTCCCCTCCCCTGTTGCCACTTCTGGCAACGGGGGAAGGTCAGGATGGAGGCGATTTTCTGAGCAGCCTCAAGGGCTGGCGCTCAGCCGCTGCGGCCACGCCGTGCTGTTGCGGGTTCACCTGAGCCGCCGCGTGGCCGCGGTCGGCTGGAGGGCCGTGTTGGGCTCGTCCTCGGCAGCTTGCGTGACTGGAGGTCGATAATGCGGGCAACGGCACGCAAGGTCTCGTTCACGGACTCCCGATCTTTGAACACTTCCGCTACATCTGGATCGAGGACGATCACGTTCGTCCCTTCCGCCTACCGCTTGGCGTACTTGCCCCGAACGCCACCGCTGAAGTTGTAGTGGTCTCGCATCTCGTCGCCGTTACGATGTGCCTTCTTCATATCTTTCGCGCTCGCCTCTGTCGGCCTCTCGTGCACTGATGATCCGTACCGTGTTGTCCTCCTCAGTGTGTACCACAACGAGCAAGCGGCATCGAAATTTTGGATGCTCGCGACGTGCTCGTGGGGTTTTTCTACAGCCTCAACGGCTTGGCGCTCAC comes from Candidatus Binatia bacterium and encodes:
- the fmt gene encoding methionyl-tRNA formyltransferase; this translates as MNSLLRIVFFGTPEFAVPSLRALLAGRDPVIGVVCQPDKPAGRGQHLAVPPVKQAAVDAGLPVFQPEKLRAPETLETLASWSPDLIVVAAYGKILPKIVLDLPPLGCINVHASLLPKYRGAAPIQWAIWRGEERTGVTIMRMNEGMDTGDILLRHEIDIGPNETSGELQGRLAELGARVLTEAIAGLHTGTLLAQQQREEEMTLAPMIKKADGHIDWTHPAVHLARMVRAFNPWPSAYTRLGGKQLNIHRAHADAGGGAAPPGTVVTINRGFSVATGKGVLVLEEVQLEGRKRLAAAEFARGAVKVGTVLGE
- the rsmB gene encoding 16S rRNA (cytosine(967)-C(5))-methyltransferase RsmB, which gives rise to MNRITSTSPSSDPRAMAWEILRRVEEEGAYADALLGNAPNAPTLAARDRALLTRLVYSTLAWQGYLDHVLAAFCRRPPAALDAPVRTLLRLTLCQICVLTKIPPFAAVNTAVELAKRFRGGAAAGLVNAVLRRAATSWRDVQFPSRQDDPIGYLSARLSHPRWLVERWVAQYGLDEAEAMLRANNEPAPTALRVNRLSGDPAKLLEEWRRAGRAAEASPYSPVGIRVADGGPAEAMPGYATGIFSVQGEASQLVSFLLGAQAGERILDVCAAPGGKATHLAELMDNRGELVAIDVSARGIERLARMAQRLGLSILHPAVADATTWHPADGKFDRVLLDAPCSGLGTLRQHPEIRWRRTPEDIASLAALQRQLLLRAAEWVRPGGVLVYATCTLSSEENDEVIGRFLHEQPLFLVDDPRPFLPAQARELVGRGDALRTFPHQHDLDGFFAVRLKARG
- a CDS encoding DUF559 domain-containing protein, whose protein sequence is MPEPPRRRWRSSAAGQSHARELRRALTPAEQQLWQHLRSRQLAGYGFRRQYPVGRFIVNFFCPAAQLVIEVDGDSHAEQTDYDAERTRWLNEQKGYTVLRFTNGDVHHNLTAVLDAIVAALTRPPP
- a CDS encoding 4Fe-4S dicluster domain-containing protein; translated protein: MNWDEDQRAGEYPNAYFFYLPRLCNHCTRPSCVEACPHGAMYKRPESASTLTLLRSRRGSLEEGTGSGLRLRSPPLLPLPATGEG
- the rpe gene encoding ribulose-phosphate 3-epimerase produces the protein MITIAPSILSADFARLGEEVRAVEAAGADWLHLDVMDGHFVPNLTIGPAVVRAVRKATRLTLDTHLMIEDPQRFIPPFAQAGTDFISVHQEISANLPDLIRQIRDEGVRPAVAINPDTPLETVADILPSIDLLLIMSVHPGFAAQAFIESVMEKIAQAARWKRERGLSYLIEVDGGIKVDNTARVAAAGAEVFVSGSGIFGTANYRDTIAAMRRAADQASRLP